A stretch of Jatrophihabitans sp. DNA encodes these proteins:
- a CDS encoding SDR family NAD(P)-dependent oxidoreductase: protein MTETDYSSAIALIGMSGRFPGARSVDELWRNVLAGVPGLREFSHEELTAAGIDPGQLADPRYVRVGGSVSDADLFDAAVFGINPREAETMDPQHRLFLECSWEAIESAGYCPTGTPGQVAVFGGCGFPDYIVQNMEALASEPGGALLLAVGNERDSLASLVSYKLGLRGPAIAVQTFCSTSMVAVHLACQSLLTYECDIAVAGGAYIPLPQPSGYLYVQGGITSPDGIVRSLDSEANGTVMGSGVGAVTLKRMSEALADGDIIHAVILGSAVNNDGRVRAGYTAPGVEGEAEVMELAMGVAGVKPDTIGYVECHATGTTLGDSIELSALNRAFALDRESPCVLGTLKPSIGHLDRASGVTGLMRAALNVKHGVLPATPNYQSPNPALATAQDRFTVLTEHQAWPEGAHPRRAGVNSFGLGGTNAHVILEEPPTRPARPHRDGPHLLTFSGLEDKALNEIGENLRQYLIANPDADLADVAYTLQVSRGAFALRRAVVCQDSADALEALADSTRWIEGKTQRRNPKVRLQAGDSQPEGWWAELASVADRLRGAAGDSAVDRDSALGKLAAALTGLGVRLTQDEAEDSGTVEEVLVAPSNDGESAAGWLLATLARLWQAGSSIDWPTLHQGEGRRLELPTYAFQRRRYWVETKTKVEIPNVWWSAPTTLTRSFDRSQWTYQPTWQLQPRRVANLDEQLRLAGPWLVLSAEARGEALIQRLEAAGAEVTAVRPGQSFERDDAGNVRIALDAPQDMAELISSLLVSPRVIVHGFSLASSEADPADPIGHFEAEQERGFHSALSLARQLVDDSGTAPRTELVLLTSGAVGVLGSDLLHPEHSSLAALAPSLAQENPRLRSRCIDVDEAPRLNAGALVRMADEVLAATVTAHEGPVAVRAGQTWLRRYQPLPLEEPTELDAPVGEGDTVLITGGLGDVGLVIGRHLASRYHCNLVLTARSPLPPREQWQQFLAEVPEGGERTARHITSILDLEERGAQVIAMSADVADRDQMQAVVDAAVERFGRIDVVVHGAGVQDGRFFNFAHLSDRASCDAHFAAKVTGFHVLQQVLGDQALDRRITMSSLAAVLGGMTLGPYASANAALDAYCQVARASDAGRWITIDWDTWNIDPDRLKGHSQGVTDYAMVPAEALDVFERTLAAGAHVGQLVISTGPLGTRLDKWVTGDLHGGDDDAVADDRERYPRPELDTPFTAPREGTEATLAEIWSRALGIEPIGADDNFFELGGHSLIAIDLTARIRKALNAAIPVTGLLECPTVRQLAQLIDSPPAPATDQAPAADEAPSADEAPSADQAPVTGQAPSAELGSNDRADSDESA from the coding sequence ATGACGGAAACGGACTACAGCTCGGCGATCGCACTCATCGGGATGTCCGGCCGGTTCCCCGGCGCGCGCAGCGTCGATGAGCTCTGGCGCAACGTCCTCGCCGGAGTTCCGGGCTTGCGCGAGTTCAGCCACGAGGAGCTGACCGCGGCCGGCATCGATCCCGGCCAACTGGCCGACCCGCGCTACGTCCGGGTCGGTGGCTCGGTCAGTGACGCCGACCTCTTCGACGCCGCGGTCTTCGGGATCAACCCGCGCGAGGCCGAGACGATGGACCCGCAGCACCGGCTGTTCCTGGAGTGCTCCTGGGAGGCGATCGAGAGCGCCGGCTACTGCCCGACCGGCACGCCCGGCCAGGTGGCGGTCTTCGGTGGCTGCGGCTTTCCGGACTACATCGTGCAGAACATGGAGGCGCTGGCCTCCGAGCCCGGCGGCGCGTTGCTGCTGGCGGTAGGCAACGAGCGTGACTCGCTGGCCTCGCTGGTCTCCTACAAGCTCGGCCTGCGCGGCCCGGCGATAGCGGTGCAGACGTTCTGCTCCACCTCGATGGTGGCCGTGCACCTGGCCTGCCAGAGCCTGCTCACCTACGAGTGCGACATCGCGGTGGCCGGCGGCGCCTACATCCCGCTGCCCCAGCCCTCGGGCTACCTCTACGTGCAGGGCGGCATCACCTCGCCGGACGGCATCGTCCGCAGCCTGGACTCCGAAGCCAACGGCACCGTGATGGGCAGCGGCGTCGGAGCCGTCACCCTCAAGCGGATGTCGGAGGCGCTCGCCGACGGCGACATCATCCACGCGGTGATCCTCGGCTCGGCGGTCAACAACGACGGCCGGGTCAGGGCCGGTTACACCGCGCCCGGGGTCGAGGGCGAGGCCGAGGTGATGGAGCTGGCGATGGGCGTCGCCGGGGTGAAGCCCGACACCATCGGTTACGTCGAGTGCCACGCCACCGGAACCACCCTGGGTGACTCGATCGAGCTGTCCGCCCTGAACCGGGCCTTCGCCCTCGATCGCGAATCCCCTTGCGTGCTCGGCACCCTCAAGCCCAGCATCGGCCACCTGGACCGCGCCTCGGGCGTCACCGGGCTGATGCGCGCGGCGTTGAACGTCAAGCACGGCGTGCTGCCGGCCACTCCCAACTACCAGAGCCCGAACCCGGCGCTGGCCACCGCCCAGGACCGGTTCACGGTGCTCACCGAGCACCAGGCGTGGCCTGAGGGAGCGCATCCCCGCCGCGCCGGCGTCAACTCCTTCGGCCTGGGCGGCACGAACGCCCACGTCATCCTGGAGGAGCCGCCGACCCGGCCGGCTCGCCCGCACCGGGACGGGCCGCACCTGCTGACCTTCTCAGGGCTGGAGGACAAGGCGCTCAACGAGATCGGCGAGAACCTGCGCCAGTACCTGATAGCCAATCCGGACGCCGACCTCGCCGACGTGGCGTACACGCTGCAGGTCTCGCGCGGGGCGTTCGCGCTGCGCCGGGCCGTGGTGTGCCAGGACAGCGCCGACGCCCTGGAGGCACTCGCCGACTCGACCCGCTGGATCGAGGGCAAGACCCAGCGGCGCAACCCGAAGGTGCGGCTGCAGGCCGGCGACTCCCAGCCCGAGGGTTGGTGGGCCGAGCTGGCCTCGGTCGCCGACCGGCTGCGAGGCGCCGCCGGCGACAGCGCGGTTGACCGCGACAGCGCGCTCGGCAAGCTCGCCGCCGCGCTGACCGGCCTGGGCGTTCGACTGACCCAGGACGAGGCCGAGGACTCCGGCACGGTCGAGGAGGTGCTGGTCGCTCCCAGCAATGACGGCGAGTCAGCCGCCGGGTGGCTGCTGGCCACCCTTGCCCGGCTGTGGCAGGCCGGCAGCAGCATCGACTGGCCGACGCTGCACCAGGGCGAAGGGCGCCGCCTCGAGCTGCCCACCTATGCCTTCCAGCGCCGGCGGTACTGGGTCGAGACCAAGACCAAGGTCGAGATCCCGAACGTCTGGTGGTCAGCTCCCACCACCCTGACCCGGAGTTTCGACCGCTCGCAGTGGACCTATCAGCCCACCTGGCAGTTGCAGCCACGACGGGTCGCCAACCTCGACGAGCAGCTGCGGCTGGCCGGACCCTGGTTGGTGCTGTCGGCAGAGGCCCGGGGCGAGGCGCTGATCCAGCGGCTGGAGGCCGCCGGCGCCGAGGTGACCGCGGTCCGTCCGGGCCAGAGCTTCGAGCGCGACGACGCCGGCAACGTGCGGATCGCGCTGGACGCCCCGCAGGACATGGCCGAGCTGATCAGCTCGCTGCTGGTAAGCCCCCGGGTCATCGTGCACGGGTTCAGCCTGGCCAGCTCCGAGGCCGATCCGGCCGATCCGATCGGGCACTTCGAGGCCGAGCAGGAGCGCGGATTCCACTCGGCGCTCTCGCTGGCCCGCCAGCTCGTGGACGACAGCGGCACCGCGCCGCGCACCGAACTGGTGCTGCTGACCTCAGGAGCGGTCGGTGTGCTCGGCTCGGACCTGCTGCACCCCGAGCACTCCAGCCTGGCAGCGCTGGCTCCCAGCCTCGCGCAGGAGAACCCCCGGCTGCGCAGCCGGTGCATCGACGTCGACGAGGCGCCTCGGCTCAACGCCGGCGCCCTGGTCCGGATGGCCGATGAGGTGCTGGCCGCGACGGTGACCGCCCACGAGGGCCCGGTCGCTGTCCGGGCCGGCCAGACCTGGCTGCGTCGCTATCAGCCGCTGCCGCTGGAGGAGCCGACAGAGCTCGACGCCCCGGTCGGCGAGGGTGACACCGTGCTGATCACCGGCGGTCTCGGCGACGTCGGCCTGGTGATCGGGCGGCACCTGGCAAGCCGCTACCACTGCAACCTGGTGCTGACGGCGCGCTCGCCGCTGCCGCCGCGCGAGCAGTGGCAGCAGTTCCTGGCAGAGGTGCCCGAGGGCGGCGAGCGAACAGCCCGCCACATCACCAGCATTCTCGATCTGGAAGAGCGCGGCGCGCAGGTGATCGCCATGTCGGCCGATGTCGCCGACCGCGACCAGATGCAGGCCGTCGTCGACGCCGCGGTCGAGCGCTTCGGCCGGATCGACGTGGTGGTGCACGGCGCCGGCGTGCAGGACGGCCGGTTCTTCAACTTCGCCCACCTGTCCGACCGGGCCAGCTGCGACGCTCATTTCGCCGCCAAGGTCACCGGCTTCCACGTGCTGCAGCAGGTGCTGGGCGACCAGGCGCTGGACCGGCGGATCACCATGTCCTCGCTGGCCGCCGTGCTCGGTGGCATGACGCTCGGGCCCTACGCCTCGGCCAACGCCGCGCTGGACGCCTACTGCCAGGTGGCCCGGGCCTCCGACGCCGGGCGCTGGATCACGATCGACTGGGACACCTGGAACATCGACCCGGACCGGTTGAAGGGGCACAGCCAGGGCGTCACCGACTACGCGATGGTGCCCGCCGAGGCACTCGACGTGTTCGAGCGCACCCTGGCGGCCGGCGCGCATGTCGGCCAGCTGGTCATCTCCACCGGCCCGCTGGGCACCCGGCTGGACAAGTGGGTCACCGGAGACCTGCACGGCGGTGACGACGACGCGGTGGCCGATGACCGCGAGCGCTACCCGCGTCCGGAGCTCGACACCCCGTTCACAGCGCCGCGGGAAGGCACCGAGGCCACCCTCGCCGAGATCTGGTCGCGGGCCCTGGGCATCGAGCCGATCGGCGCCGACGACAACTTCTTCGAGCTCGGCGGCCACTCGCTGATCGCCATCGATCTCACCGCCCGGATCCGCAAGGCGCTCAACGCCGCCATCCCGGTCACCGGACTGCTGGAGTGCCCCACCGTCCGGCAACTCGCCCAGCTGATCGACTCACCGCCGGCGCCGGCGACCGATCAGGCGCCAGCGGCTGATGAGGCACCGTCGGCTGATGAGGCACCGTCGGCTGATCAGGCACCGGTGACCGGTCAGGCGCCGTCGGCCGAGCTCGGGAGCAATGACAGGGCGGACTCAGATGAGAGCGCCTGA